Sequence from the Stenotrophomonas sp. 364 genome:
CGCCGCCCGGATCGTGGCCGGCGCAGGGGGCGCGACGATCCGGCTGGATTGGCCCCAGGCCAGCAACATCCGCGTAGTAGCGGTACTCGGCCTTACCTGTGCTGCCGGCACGTTGATCTCGGTACGGGGCCGACGTGCGGGAGAGGGCGGGTATACGGTGGCACTGGGAGGAAATACGGCGGGCCAGCGCGTGGAACAGTTGCCGGATGGATCCCGGGCTGCGTGGTTCGTGCTGGAGGCGGAAAATCCTTCGCTGATCGGGCTGGCGTTGCACATCGATGCGGCGGAACTGGACATCGGTGAGGTACTAGTCATGCGCGCACTCGACCTGGCCCATGAAGTGGAGTGGTCGATGGAGCGGATCGACCCCAGTCTTGCCGAACGCACGATCGGCGGCGGCTTGAACACCGTACAGCGGCGTGGCTACCGGGTCCTGCGCGCCCGCTTTGCCCCGGCCCCACTGGCGCAGGTGCGCGGGCGCGGATTGGCCGGGAACATGGACCTGGACACCCTGGCCTGTACCGTCACCGCGTCGGGGCCGGTGGTCGCCATTCCGCGCTGGTCCACGCCCGAGGGGGGCATCGACACGATGGAACTGCACCGGACCGCGCTGTACGGCATCGCCCTGCCGGGGCCGATCACCCATCAGGGCGGAAACTACTACGGCAGCGACTGGATCTTCGAGGAAGTACCACCGATCTGATCCGCCTGGCCTGGGCCGGGTACGGGCCAGCAAGCGCCGCCGCGCAAATCAAGTGTCGGCGCTTGGCGATACAAGTGTCTACCCACAATGGCATTTCTTGGGTCAGAGCGAGCGCAGGGCGCGCTTGCGGATGTAGCTGTTGGCCGGATCATCGGCATGGCGCTGCTGCCATTGGCTGCACAGCGCGCGGACCCAGTCAGGCTGACTCTTGCCGGCATCGTTCAACCAGTTTCCGACCGAATCCTGCACGTAGCGCGCTTCATCGCAGCACAGCGCGTCCAGCAGGTTCTGTGCATGGTGGGGTTCCTGCTTGAACAGCGCGATATGCGCGGCCCATACCCCGCGTGGGCGCAGCGCTTCGCAGGCGAAGCGGCGCACGTTGGGCGACGCGTCGTGCGCCCAGGCCTGCAGGTGCGCGAGCACCCGCAACGGCTCGGCCGCGATATGCGGGCGCACGGCCAGCCAGGCCCATTCGCGCACGCCGAAGTGGGCGTCATCGGCCAGCCCGCGCAGGGCGTCCAGCTTGCGTTCCAGGGTGAGCCGCGGATCGCTACCGATGAGGTAGCAGGCCCAGCCGCGCACCGTGTCGCTGGCGTGCGCCGACCAAGGCACCGGGTCACCCAGCGCATGGGCGCGTAGCAGCGTGGCGGCGCCCTGCATGCGCAGGGTGATGCCGCTGTTGGCGGCCTTGCGCATGTTGCTGATGGCCGCTGCCGGCAGAGACGGCGCCACGCTGGCCAGCAGCCGGGCGAAATCGACCGCGAGGATCTCGGCCAGATGGGCCGCTTCGGCCTCGCCCCCATCGAGTTGACCGCGGCGTTCGCGCGTCAGTGCCTGCTTCTTCATGCCGTCCTCCCCGCATCGGTGCGCGCCCAGATGCGGCACAGCATGCCACTGAGCAGGGTGCGCTCTGCCTCATTGAGGTCGGCGAACAGATCGCGTATCCACTGGGTGTGCTGGTCGAACAGAGTGAGTGCCAAGGCCTCGCCGGCCGTGGTCAGGCGCACGTTGATGCGGCGCTTGTCGTCCGGGTCGGCATGCCGCTCCAGCAACCGGTCACGCTCCAGCCCATCCAGCAGGCCGGTGACGGTGGCGCGGGTGACCCCGGCGCGTTCGGCGAGCTGGTGAGGCGACAGCGGCGCCTCGGCGCCTTGCAGCAGGAAGAGCAGAACGAATCGGCCTTCGCTCAGCCCCAACGGGGCCAGCCGCTGCGCGCAGTCCTGATCAATCGCACTGGCCAGTGACAGCAGTTGAAAGCACTGCGCCAGGCCGTCAGGCTCCGGCTGGCCGCGGCGCTGCATCTCGGCCAGGAATGCCTGGTGCTTCAGGGCCAGCATGGGTGTTTCCGCGCGAATGATTAGGCGCCTAATCATAGCCCGGATTGTGCGTGGTGTGGGTCCTGCCTTCGGTGACCCGACTACGCAGGTGCCCGCCGGACAGGAGGCAGGGATGGCAGGCAGATGCGGGCAACCAGGCCACCGCCCTCGCGCGCCAGCAGCTGCAGCTCGCCGCCATGCTGGTGGGCCGCGCCCTGCGCCACGGCCAGTCCCAGGCCAATTCCGCCGGTGCTGCGATTGCGTGACCCTTCATGGCGCTGGAATGGCTGCAGCAGACGGGCCTTGTCGGCGTCGGCGATGCCGGGACCGCGGTCGGCCACCTCCATCAGGATCACGCCATCGCCCCTGTCCAGGCGTACCTCGGCTGCGCCGGCGTAACGGAGCGCGTTGTCGATGAGGTTGTCCACCGCGCGCCGCAGCTGCAGCGCATCGACGGGAAGGGTGACCGGGTCGGCATGCGTGAGCCGTACATCCGCGCCACGTGCCTGCGCGTGCTGGGCGCATTCCTCCAGCAGCAGGTGCAGCGCGCTGGGATGGCGCTGCGCGGCATGCAGTTCGCCGCGTGCATAGTCGAGTACCTGGTCGATCATGCTGGTCATGCGCGCGATATCGGCCACCATGCGCTCGGCCTGCGCCGGCGGTGCGCTGTCGGCGCGCAGGCGCAGGCCGGTAAGGGGCGTGCGCAGGTCGTGGGCGACCGCGGCCAACATGCGGGTCACCTCATGGGCCTGGTCGCGCAGGCGTTCGCGCGCGGCGTTCATCGCCTCGGCCATGACCTGCACTTCGCGCGGCCCCTCCACGGGCAGGCGCGCGGTGGACTGCAGCGACAGGTCCGCGCTGGCATCGGCCAGGCGGCGCAGCGGTCCGGTCACCCGCAGCGCCAGCCAGGCCGCCAGCGGCGCCAGCAGTACCGCGCCAGCCAACAGGGCCAGCAGCACCTGGCGTCGCCATTGCAGCAGCGCGCTGTAGTCGGCGCCGACCACGGTCCACTGGCCATCAGGCCGCTGCACCGCCAGCTCGAACGCCGGCCACAACAGACCGGGCAACAGCAATGCCTCTTCCACCGTGGCGCGCTGCTCGGGGCCACTGGCCAGCAGCTGCCCCTGCTTGATCACCTGTACCTGCACGGCAGTGGGATCGGTGCTGCGCTGCCAGACTGTGCGCACCCGCGCGCGCGGCACGCCCAGGCGGGCCGCCACCACGCTGCTCATCCAGTCGTTGTTGCTGCCCGCCGGCGGCTGCGCCTGCCGCCAGCGGCGCAGGCCCAGGTCGGCGGCCGCGCGCTCGCCAGCCATCACCTGGAGCGCCTGCTGCAGGTTCATCTGCGGCGCGGCCGGGCTGGGCAGCGCCCACACCACGGCGAAGCTGACCGCCTGCGCCACCAGCAGCGTGGCCAGGGTCAGCAGGGCCACCCAGGTGGCGGTACGCCAGGGGCGGCTCATCGGCGGGTAACCGGCGCTGCGAAGCGATAGCCCTCCCCGCGCAGGGTCTGCACCAACGCGTCGCCGCCCGTGGCTGCCTGGGCGAGCTTGCGGCGCAGGCGGCTGACCGCCAGGTCGATGGCGCGATCGAACGGTTCGCTGTCCTCGCCACGGGTGAGCCGCAGCAGCTGCTCGCGGCTGAGCACGCGGCCGGCGCGTTCGGCCAGCACGCGCAGCAGCGCGAACTCGCCGCGGGTGAGGGCGATTTCATTGGCCTGCGGCGTCAGCAGACGGTGCTGCTCCACCTGCAATTGCCAGCCCTCGAAGTGCAGCGTGGTGGAAGGCGCGACCATCTCCCCCTTGTGCGCGCGGCGCAGCAGCGCGCGTACGCGGGCCAGCAGCTCGCGCGGGTCGAATGGCTTGGCCAGGTAGTCGTCGGCCCCCATCTCCAACCCGATCACGCGATCGGGGGTGCTGCCCATCGCGCTGAGCATCAGGATCGGGATGCCGCTGGCCTGCAATCGTCGGCAGACCGACAGGCCGTCTTCGCCGGGCATCATCCAGTCGAGCACGATGAGGGCGGTACGCTGCTGGGCCAGCAATGCATCGAGCATGGCCGCATCGGCGGCCACACGCACCTGGTAGCCGTGCTGGCGCAGGCAGTCGGCGATGGCGTCGCGGATACTGGCGTCGTCGTCCACCACCACGATGTCGATTGCTGCAGGCATGCGCCGATTATGGCGTGGGTTTGTATCGGGAGTGTATCGACACGCGCGCCACGCCGACATCGTCCCGATACCGCCAACGGTTGTACTGGCCTCCCCTAACGGAGACCGTCCCATGCGCATCACGCCCCTGCTCGCCCTTGCCTGCCTGACCACCCTGCCCGCGCAGGCCGCCACGGCCACCCATGAGATCCCGATGTGGATGCAGGGTGGCCACCCTACCGTCGCGGTGCAGCTGGGTGACAGCGTGGAGCCGCTGCACTTCGTGATCGACAGTGCGGCCGGGGCCACGGTGATGGACCAGGCCACGGCGCGACGACTGGGGCTGGATGACCCTGAAGCGGCAGGCGTCGAGGTGGAGGGTGCCACCGATAGCAGCGCGGTGCTGCGCCGTACCCGCACCACGCGCTGGCAGGTGGGCACCCTCTCGTTCGAGGCTGCGACCATGCAGACCGACCTGAGCCAGCTGGGCAAGGATGGGCGCCGCATCGATGGCATCCTCGGCAACGATGTCACCGACCGCTTCGATACCACCTTCGATATCGCCGGCCAGCGCGTGCTGCTGCAGCCGCCAGGCCGGATGCCGGCAGATTCCGGCTGCGCACCCAACGCCGTGCCGGTCCGCGATGCGAGCATGCAACGGTTCGGTTTCATCCCGGTCCAGTTGGGTTCGCCGGCCGTGGAGGCCATCGCGGTAGTGGACACCGGCGCCGCGCAGACCGTCCTCAACAGCACCGCAGCCGGTGCGCTGGGCCTGCGCACCGATGGGAGCGATGCGCGCGTGCGGGTACGCGAAAAAGGCACCCGCGGGCTGGGCGAGCGTGTGATGGAGACCTGGCTGGCCACGTTGCCGGGCCTGCGCATGGGCCGTTGGCAGCACGCCCCGCTGGAGGTGCGGATCAGTGAGCTGCCGGTGTTCGCCTCGCTGGGATTGAAGGAGCGGCCGGCGTTGATCCTGGGGGCCGATGCGATGGCTGATACGCAGGTGCAGGTGGGCAGCGGCGCGGCGTGGGTCTGCCTGCGGCGCGGATGACCCACGCTGATGCCAGTGCCCAGGCAGCTCGATCCGCCCGGTGCGGCCGGTCCCCAACGTGTAGCCGCCAGGGAGCGGCCCGACGCATCGTGACGTGCGGTGAGGCGATCAGGCGCGCACAAAAAAAACCCCGCCTTCCGGCGGGGTTTTTCGTCGTACGTTGGCGCATGGTGGGTACCGACCATCGGCATGCCCTCCTTTCGGGCGAGCACCCTTCGGGCCGTCGCACGCGACGCTGGCAACGGTATTCGCCGTTGCCTGCGGTACCTACCGCTCCGATGTGTGCCGACCGATGGCCGGCATCTCCATCAGAAGTCCATGCCGCCCATGCCGCCCATGCCACCCATGCCGCCGCCCGCTGCGCCAGCGCCGTCATCCTTCTTCGGGGCTTCGGCAACCATCGCTTCGGTGGTGATCATCAGGCCGGCGATCGAGGCCGCGTTCTGCAGCGCCGAACGGGTCACCTTGGTCGGGTCCAGGATGCCGAATTCCAGCATGTCGCCGAATTCGCCGGTGGCCGCGTTGTAGCCGAAGCTGCCGGTGCCTTCCTTGACCTTGTTGACGATCACGGACGGCTCTTCGCCGGCGTTGGCCACGATTTCACGCAGCGGGGCTTCCATGGCGCGCAGGGCGATCTGGATGCCGTGGTTCTGGTCTTCGTTGGCACCCTTCAGGCCGCTCAGCGCGGTGACGGCACGGACCAGCGCAACGCCGCCGCCCGGGACCACGCCTTCTTCAACGGCTGCACGGGTCGCGTGCAGGGCGTCGTCGACGCGATCCTTCTTTTCCTTCATTTCGATTTCGGTCGAGGCACCGACCTTGATCACGGCAACGCCGCCGGCCAGCTTGGCCACGCGTTCCTGCAGCTTTTCACGGTCGTAATCGGACGAGGTGTCTTCGA
This genomic interval carries:
- a CDS encoding pepsin/retropepsin-like aspartic protease family protein, which gives rise to MRITPLLALACLTTLPAQAATATHEIPMWMQGGHPTVAVQLGDSVEPLHFVIDSAAGATVMDQATARRLGLDDPEAAGVEVEGATDSSAVLRRTRTTRWQVGTLSFEAATMQTDLSQLGKDGRRIDGILGNDVTDRFDTTFDIAGQRVLLQPPGRMPADSGCAPNAVPVRDASMQRFGFIPVQLGSPAVEAIAVVDTGAAQTVLNSTAAGALGLRTDGSDARVRVREKGTRGLGERVMETWLATLPGLRMGRWQHAPLEVRISELPVFASLGLKERPALILGADAMADTQVQVGSGAAWVCLRRG
- a CDS encoding response regulator transcription factor gives rise to the protein MPAAIDIVVVDDDASIRDAIADCLRQHGYQVRVAADAAMLDALLAQQRTALIVLDWMMPGEDGLSVCRRLQASGIPILMLSAMGSTPDRVIGLEMGADDYLAKPFDPRELLARVRALLRRAHKGEMVAPSTTLHFEGWQLQVEQHRLLTPQANEIALTRGEFALLRVLAERAGRVLSREQLLRLTRGEDSEPFDRAIDLAVSRLRRKLAQAATGGDALVQTLRGEGYRFAAPVTRR
- a CDS encoding HAMP domain-containing sensor histidine kinase, whose product is MLTLATLLVAQAVSFAVVWALPSPAAPQMNLQQALQVMAGERAAADLGLRRWRQAQPPAGSNNDWMSSVVAARLGVPRARVRTVWQRSTDPTAVQVQVIKQGQLLASGPEQRATVEEALLLPGLLWPAFELAVQRPDGQWTVVGADYSALLQWRRQVLLALLAGAVLLAPLAAWLALRVTGPLRRLADASADLSLQSTARLPVEGPREVQVMAEAMNAARERLRDQAHEVTRMLAAVAHDLRTPLTGLRLRADSAPPAQAERMVADIARMTSMIDQVLDYARGELHAAQRHPSALHLLLEECAQHAQARGADVRLTHADPVTLPVDALQLRRAVDNLIDNALRYAGAAEVRLDRGDGVILMEVADRGPGIADADKARLLQPFQRHEGSRNRSTGGIGLGLAVAQGAAHQHGGELQLLAREGGGLVARICLPSLPPVRRAPA
- a CDS encoding DNA alkylation repair protein translates to MKKQALTRERRGQLDGGEAEAAHLAEILAVDFARLLASVAPSLPAAAISNMRKAANSGITLRMQGAATLLRAHALGDPVPWSAHASDTVRGWACYLIGSDPRLTLERKLDALRGLADDAHFGVREWAWLAVRPHIAAEPLRVLAHLQAWAHDASPNVRRFACEALRPRGVWAAHIALFKQEPHHAQNLLDALCCDEARYVQDSVGNWLNDAGKSQPDWVRALCSQWQQRHADDPANSYIRKRALRSL
- a CDS encoding MarR family transcriptional regulator, which produces MLALKHQAFLAEMQRRGQPEPDGLAQCFQLLSLASAIDQDCAQRLAPLGLSEGRFVLLFLLQGAEAPLSPHQLAERAGVTRATVTGLLDGLERDRLLERHADPDDKRRINVRLTTAGEALALTLFDQHTQWIRDLFADLNEAERTLLSGMLCRIWARTDAGRTA